CCCCCACGCTGATCAACAACCTGGCCCTGGGCAACGCGGGCTTCGGCATCTACGCGCCGACTGCCTTCGACGGCGGCGGAAACGTCGCGCGAGACAACACCGCGGGCGACTGCGTGGGCATCATCTGTTCGCCCTTCTGAGCACCACCGTGTCGCGCTCCGGGCGGCGTGCTGCTCCCTCTGGGGGGGAAGCCGTCCGGAGCACCGTGCCTAGCCTCTTCCGCCGGTGGCCGGACGTCTCCGGCCCGGGAGGCTGCATGAAACAGACACGCGGATTCGTCGTCGCCATGGCCGTGACCACCCTTCTCACGGGGGCGCCCAAGGCGCAGGCTCGGGGCACGGTCCCTGCGGATGGGGAGGCCCCGGTCGTGTACACCGGAGGCGCCACCGTCCGGTGCGGTGACACCATCACTCAGCACACGCGGCTGACGCGCGATCTCTACTGCCCCAGCTCGGCGCCCTTCGCGCTCCGGGTCACGGGCGAAGGCGTCGTCCTGGATCTGGGCGGCCACACCGTGCGCCGCACGGGTCCGGCGGATATCTACTCGCAAGGCATCACGCTCCAGGCCAACAGCATGGTGCGCAATGGCACGATTCAAGGGTTCGGCCGGGCCATCATGGTCCTTGGCGGCTCGGGCCCATTGAGCGTGCGCCTCCACAAGCTCGCGCTTCTCGACGGCTACGCGGGTGTCTTCAACGAAGCCACCGCGACGGCCTTCCTCATCACGGAGTGCCGCGTGAGTGGGCAGAGCGTCGGGATGAGGGGGGAGATTGATGCGTCCACCGGCTCTTTCGACGTGAGGTCGTCGGTGTTCACCCACAACGAACTCGCGATGCTCGCGGACTTCCACAGCATCGACGTGCTCGACTCCACGTTCACGTCCAATGGGAACGCCTTCAACTGCTGGGACGGCCTCATCCGCATCAGGTCGAGCACGATCGCGTGGAATGACTCAGTGGGCGAGATCCGCAATGACCCCGGCTTCCGGACGTGCAACGAAATTCGGTTCGAGAACACGCTCATCGCCAACAACGCCGCATTCGCGCTCGCCTCCGAGCCGGTCTGGAATCCGATCAAGCTGTCGATGCTCGACACCCTGGCCGTCCACAACGGCACGGGGCTCCAGGTCGCGGCCGAGACCGTCTACATCGACGGCAACACCTTTAATGACAACGCGAGCGGCCTGACCCTGTCCACCCGCGAAGGGCCCACCACCCCTGGCCCACTCACGGGCATCGTCCGCGGCAACCAGTTCCTGTCCAACGACGGGGACGGACTCCGGGTGGTGCCGCCCAGCACTCCCACGGTGATCAACAACCTGGCCCTGAACAACACGGGCTTCGGCATCTACGCGCCCACCGCCTTCGACGGCGGCGGAAACGTCGCGCGAAACAACACCGCGGGCGACTGCGTGGGCATCGTCTGCGCCATGTACTGACGTCCCAGCCCCGTGGCGGCGCACTTCGGCTGCCCTGGCTGGAACAATTCACCTCCAGATACCTGCACACACCGGGTCGCCTTGAGGCGCACCCGGGTCGTTTCACTAGCGTGGCCTCCGTCCATTCCACCTTGGAGGTCGCGACATGGAAGAGGAACGCGGAAGGGCCTGGGTGCCCTGGCTGGTGACGGCGCTGGTGGCGGTGCTCGCGGGGCTGGTGCTCTATCTGTCGCATCGCAGCACGACCCGCGCGGACGCGGAGGCGGCGACTGCCACTGCCCGAGCCAGTGAAGCGGAGGCCGCGAAGCAGCAACTTGAGGCGAAGCTGGCCGCGCTGGAGGCGGAGCACGCGAAGCTGACCACAGAGAAGGATCAGCTCAACACGGAGAAGGAGCAGCTCAGCCAGACCGTGCAGGAGCAGGAGGCGGAGCTCACCCGGCTCAAGGCCACCTACGAGGACCTTCAGGACAAGCTGAAGAAGGAGATCGCCGAGGGCGCCATCCGCCTGTCGCAGGACGGAGGCCGCCTCCAGGTGGACCTGGTCGACAAGGTCCTCTTCGATTCGGGCGACGCCAGCATCAGCACGCGCGGTCAGGAGGTCCTCACCCGCCTGGGCGGCGTGCTGTCCAAGGTGGATGACAAGCTCATCCAGGTGTCGGGCCACACGGATGACTCGCCGCCCACGCAGAAGCTCCAGGCCACCTTCCCCACCAACTGGGAGCTGTCCGTCGCGCGCGCCGTCAACGTCGTGCGCTTCCTCCAGGAGAAGGGCGGCGTGCCCGCGAAGCGCATGCTCGCGGCCGGCTACGGCGACACGCGGCCCCTGGGGGCCAATGCCTCGCCGCAGGGCCGCGCTCGCAACCGCCGCATCGAGCTGCTGTTGATCCCGGAGCTGGCCGCCAAGCGGAACCCCGCCATCGCGAAGGCGGCCCCCGCGAAGGCGACGCCCGTGAAGGGTGCTCCGGCGAAGGCGGCTGCCACGAAGCCCGCCGTCGGGAAGAAGACCGGCCGGTAGGCGTCAGGGCGATTCGGAGAGGTGGCGGGACGCCCGCCACTTCTTTCCGTTGAACAGGTAGACCCAGGTGGCGTTGCCCTCGCCCCAGTCGACCAGCCCCTGGCGTGCCGTCTTGGGTACGCCATGGGGGCCTGGCTTGGACCGGATGCCGTAGAGCTGGAGGCAGCTCACCTCGCGCGGCAGGGCGAGCACCTCCCGCACCTTCCCATCCTTCGTGAACAGCACGCGCACCGGCACGGAGCCGTTGCACGAATAGCCCTTGCCCGGGAACGCGTAGTCCGGCTGGCCATCCTTGTCGAAGTCCCCCTGGACGCAGGGCCACCCGTCCGTCTTCAAGGCGTTCAGGTCCACGCCAATCTCCGCGAGCTGGGCGGTCGCCGTGCCGGGCGTCCCCACGCAGAGGCAGCGCCAATTCTCCACCGGCGAACACGCCGGATCCGCGGGTGAAATCGCCACGCGTTCGCCGTCCGGCTTCACAGGCGGAGAGGCCTGCGCAGGGCTCAGGGCCGCCAGCGAAAGGGCCCACGGCCACATCCGACGCATCCGCATCATTCGTCGCTCCTGGTGTTCAACGTTCGCGGCGACATACCAGGAACAGGGCCGGGCGGTGGTGCGACCGCCAGGCCCTGGACGGCGTCAGCGGAACTGCCAGGCCCGGACGTAGTTGACCTCGAACGCATTGCCTTCACCCGTCGGGGTCGTGCTGTCCGGCGTGCCGCTCGCGCTGCCGAACCACAGGTCCAGCAGGAGGTACATCGGGTCGCCCATGGACACGTTGACGGTGAGGAACGGCTGGCCGTCGAAGTAGAAGGTCTGCCGGTTCGCCTCCCACTTCACGCCGTAGACGTGGAAGGCCGCCGACAGGTCGGGCGTCTGCAACATCCGGAAGCCGGCGTTGCCATTGCTGGAGCCGTTGGGCCACACGGTGGCGGCGAAGGCGACCGGGTGCAGGCTGGAGTCACCCCAGCCGCTGTTGGGGCCACCGCCCGGGTACGCCTCCATGATGTCGATTTCGGGGCGGCGGTCGCCCGGGTGGGCGAAGAGCCAGAACGCCGGCCACACGCCCTTGCCGATGGGCAGCTTCGCCTGCATCTCGAAGTAGCCGTAGCGCTGCTGGAACTTCCCATCCGTGTCGAGGGTCCGGTTGAAGAAGTTGCCGCTGGCGTCGCGCTGCGGCCAGATCTTCAGCACGCCGTTGCGGACCGCGTAGTTGACGGTGGGGTTCGGGGTCTCGTACCAGATGTGATCATTCCACACGCTGGTGTTGAAGCCGCTGTTGAACTCCTCGGAGAGGTCAGCACATAGGCGCTCGCGTCCTGTCCCACGGGGCCGTTGCCTGTAGGCTGCCCCCCGCCGACGGTGAGCGTTCCGACGGTGTAGCGCAGCTCGTTGTCGGCCGTGACGCCGCTGCCCGTCGCCAGCGCCACCCGCTGCATGGGCGAGGCGATGTTGTAGAGCCCCACGCGAACCGTGTACGTGCCCGAGGCGAGGTTCGTGGGGAGCGCCACGACGCGGTTGTAGGCGATGGCGCCGCTCCAGGTCGCCGTGCTGACCGGCGGCAGGTGGTCCGCGCCCAGGTTGGGGTACTGCACACCGTTCGCATCCACCAGGTGGACGAAGACGTAATAGCTCTGGCTCATCGGCACGGCGTTGAATCGCATCGCCACCGTGACGGTCTGGCCGGGCTGCGACGACAGGCTGGGCGTGCCCAGCCGCTGGACGGTGCTCGTCTGGGCAGCGCTGACCGCGGGGATCAGCGCCAGGAGCATGGCGGCGAAGAGCGAAGCGGGACTTCGTCTGGACGACGTCATGTGGCTCTCCGGGAGTAGACGAACGCACTGCCTGCTCAGCAGTACGCCATTCACGGCCATACCCGAAAATCCGTTTGTCCAGACCTTGGAATCAGTCCTGCTTCAAGGTGCGGAACACCGCGGGCAACTCCTGCTCACCCAGCCCCGCGCCGAGAGCCCGCCGGTAGTTCTCCAGCAGCTCCCGCGGGAAGCGAGCGCTGATGCGGGCGTCCGTGCTCAGCCGGACGATGTGTTCGATGGCCGCGACATGGGTGTTGAGGCTGCACTGCTGGCCGGTGAAGTCGTTGCGGGCGATCATGTCCTGCGCGGCGTCCGCGGTGACGGAGATCAATCCCAGGAAGGAGTTCTTCTGGGCGAAGAAGGCCTTCGGGTCCAGCCCCTCGGCCTGGCACATCGCCGCGGCGTGGAGGACGGCCAGGGAGCCTCCGTAGTAGGCCTCGAGGATCGCGCAGTCGAGCGTCGCGGCGGAGCCGATCTTCTCGTCGACGTAGACGGAGTTCCTGGCGATGGCCTGGAGGGTCTCCTGGTGCCGGTCGAACACCGCTCGCGACCCGGCGTAGTAGACCGTCGCGTAGTCGGTGGCCACGAACGCGGGATAGGCGAGGATCGCCGCATCCAGGTAGTCCACGCCGTGGGCCCTCGCCCACTCCAGGCCGCCGCGCGCATCCGCCGGTGAGCCGCTGGTGAGCTGGACCAGCGTCGTTCCGGCCAGCGCCGACGCGACGGCCTGTGAGGCGACCAGCTCCGACCACGCCGCGTAGTTGGACAGCGAGACGACCACGAGCGACCGCCCGGTGACGGCCTCCACCAGGTTCTCGAACGCGACGGTGCCACCGCCCACGGCCCTGGCCTTGCCCGGCGTCCGGTTCCACACCGCGACGTCGTGCCCCGCCGCGGCGAAGGCTCGCGCCAGCGCGCTGCCCATGAGACCACTGCCAATCACCGCGAGCTTCGTCGAACGGCTGGACGTCATCGTCACGCTCCTGTTGTGAGGCACCCAGCCTCGAAGCACGAGCGCCTCGCGTCAACCCGGGACGCACCTGGATGCTATTCTTCGAGGCCTCGGCGAAGTCGCGGCGCGCGGGTGCTCCCCTGGCATCCATCCGGCAGGCCCTGAAATCAGCCAATGAATCCAACCTCCTTCCCTAATCCTAGGGATGGGAATGACCTGTGACCGCGCACAGAATGGACATCGAAACCTCCTGCCTCCAACCACTCACCAGGAGTTGAAGCCAGCCATGAGAGCGACCCTATTCGCGATGATCTTTAGCGTATGGACACTCAGCTGTGGCGTTGCCCCAGGACCTGCTGACGAGACAGAGGAGATCATCAGCAACCTCACGGAGGCCGGATTTCCATCGGACGACATCATGGTGAGCGGTGGCGCCGTCTATGTCGGACGTGACACAGTCGTTACCCTCGACGCGTCGCGAGAAATGCTTCAGACGGACAGCGACACGCGAGAGCAATATCGCACGACCAATGTCATTTCTCGCGACGTCAAGTGGATCAAGATCAGGGTGCCGGCCTCAGCCCCAGCAACCATCCGCACGGGACTGAACGAGGCAATGAAGAACTTCAACGATCTCAAGCTCTCCTTCGAGTTCATGCCTGAACCCATCGATCCGTGCGACCGCGTGCCTCCGCCTTGCCCTGGCACTGGCATCATGAGCACCATCGACATGGTCATCAACCCAGCCTCTCCTGGTGGCGGCGGCTCATCGGGTGGAGCCCCATCCAATGGCCTCCCCTATCCACGGTTTTCCATCAGCAGTTCAATCGCATCCTCCCCCATCAACACCATCGAGCACGTGATCACCCACGAACTGGGTCACGTCGTCGGCCTCCGTCATTCGGACTTCTACAATCGCAGTATCAGCTGCGGCGGGAGTGCCGTTAACGAAGGCTCCGCTGGCGTGGGTGCTGTGCTCATCCCGGGGACACCCAACTCGGCCACAGCGGGCGGCTCAATCATGAACTCCTGCATTCCGACAGGTTCCACTGGCGAGTTCACCTCGAGTGACATCACGGCCCTGACCTACCTGTACGGGACAGAGTAGCGGGCAGGGCCTTTCCTCCCTGCCCGCTCAGCGGCCTGGCGTCCTTCCTCACTCCAGGTGCGCCCGCACCGCGTCATCCCCATCCCTCCCCCCGAGGAGATGCCATGGCCAGGAAGATGAAAGCGGCGCAGGTGCAGAAGGCGGACGGCACGCTCGAAGTGGTCGAGCGCGAGATCCCCGAGCCCGGTCCCGGGCAGGTCCGGATCGCCGTGGAGGCATGTGGCGTCTGCCACAGCGACGCCATCACCAAGGAAGGCTGGATGCCCATCCAGTACCCCCGGGTGCCGGGCCATGAGGTGGTGGGCCGCATCGAACGGGTGGGCACTGGCGTGACGGCCTGGAAGGAAGGGCAGCACGTTGGGGTGGGCTGGCACGGAGGCCATTGCGGCCAGTGTGTCGCGTGCCGCAGCGGCGACTTCGTCACCTGTGAGAAGCAGCAGATCTGCGGCATCAGCTACGACGGTGGCTACGCGGAGTACCTGGTCGCGCCCCAGGAGGCGCTGGCCCGGGTCCCGGAGGGGATGAGCTCCGAGGATGCCGCGCCCCTGCTCTGCGCGGGCGTCACCACGTACAACTCCCTGCGCAACATGGGCGCGCGGCCGGGGGACCTGGTCGCGGTGCAAGGCATTGGCGGCCTGGGCCACCTGGCCATCCAGTACGCCAGCAAGTTCGGCTACCGCACCGCCGCCATCTCGCGTGGCGCGGACAAGAAGGCCCTGGCGATGGAGCTGGGCGCGCACGAGTACATCGACACGGAGAAGGGCAAACCGGCGGAGGCCCTCCAGAAGCTCGGGGGCGCTCGCGTCATCATGATGACCGCGTCGAGCAGCAGCCTCGCGGGCGAGCTCATTGGAGGCCTGGGGCGCAACGGCACCCTGCTGCTGCTGGGCGCGGGCTCGGAGCCCATCCCCGTGAGCAGCCTGTCCATGATCAGCAAGCGCACGCGCATCCAGGGCTGGCCCAGCGGCGTGCCCCAGGACTCGCAGGAGACCATGGCCTTCAGCGCGCTCGCGGGCGTGCGCTCGCGCAACGAGGTGTTCCCCCTGGACCGCGCGGCGGAGGCCTACGAGCGGATGATGAGCAACAAGGCCCGCTTCCGGGTGGTGCTCAAGATGCGCTGACTTGCCGGGGAACGGCCGGGGTGGGGATGCTTGCGCCGTCCTCTTCCCCGGTGCCCTCCGCATGTCCCCTCCCCGTCCGCTCCTCCGCCTCGCGGCGCTGTCCCTCGCCCTGGCCCTCCCGGCTCCCACCTGGGCCGAGGAGGCCCCTCCCTCCGTGCGTGAGCGTGAAGCCGCGCTGCTCGTGGGGAGCGTGCTGGGGGCAACGCCCATGCTGGAGGACCTGCGCTCGCTGGTGGATGAAGTGGGTGGGAGGGCCACCGGCTCCGAAGCCAATCAGCGCTCCGTGTCCTGGGCCCTGGAGCGCTTCCGCGCCGCGGGCGTGACGGCGCGTGCGGAGCCCTTCCCCATGCCGGCGCTGTGGCTGGAGCGCGCCGCCACGGCGTCCGTGAAGGGCCAGGACGTGAGCTTCGCCCCGCGCGTTGCCGCGATGCCCTTCTCCACCGCCACGCCCAAGGGAGGCCTCACCGCGCCGATGCTGGACGCGGGCCGGGGCGCCGACGCGGACTTCAAGCGCCTGGGTACGAAGGCGCGCGGCGCGTACCTGCTGGTGGAGACGGACGAGCTCAAGGACGTCGACGGGCTCTTCCGCGAGTACGACGAGGCGGCGACCATCGAGTCCCGCGCGTTCGCCGCGGGCGTGGCTGGCGTCGTCTACATGGGCAGCCGGCCGGGCAATCAGCTCTACCGGCACAGCGTCTCCGTGGGCCCCAGGAACACCCGCCCCATGCTGGTGATGGAGCGCGACGGCGCGAAGCGCGCGCTGCGGCTGCTGCGCTCCGGCAAGACGCTGAACCTCACCGCGGTGTTGGACCTGCGAACGGGCGGTCCCTACGAGTCACGCAACGTCATTGGCGAGATTCGCGGCACCACGCATCCCGACGAGGTCGTCGTGCTGGGGGCGCACCTGGACAGCTGGGACCTGGGCGGCGGCGCGCTGGACAACGGCGCCAACGTCGCGATGCTGCTCGACCTCGCACGGCAGATGCAGCGCCTGGGCCTGAAGCCCGCGCGCACCGTGCGCTTCGCGCTGTGGAACGGCGAGGAGCAGGGCATGTACGGCTCGGCTGGCTATGCGCGCACGCACGCGGCGGAGCTGGACCGGCACACCCTGGCGCTGTCGGTGGACATCGGCTGCGGGCGCATCACCGGCTTCTACACGAATGGCCGGCCCGCGCTGGTGCCGCTGGTGGACAAGGCCTTGAGGCCGGTGGCGGGCCTGGGCCCCTTCACGCAGGTGGACGTGCCGGTGGTGGGCACCGACAACTTCGACTTCATGATCCACGGCGTGGCCAACCTCATCGCCAACCAGGAGCCGGCCACGTACGGGCCCAACTACCACGCGCGCTCGGACGAGTTCGAACAGTGCGACGCGCGCACGCTGCGCGCCAACGCGGCCGTGGTGGGCGCGCTCGCGTGGGGCTTCGCGACGATGGAAGAGAAGCTGCCCCGTCAGAGCCGCGCGGAGGTGGAAGCACTCGTGCGCGACACCGACCTGGGCCAGCAGATGAAGTCGTTCAACGTCTGGGAGGAATGGACCGCGGGAACCCGGGGGCACCCGCTCGAAGGGAAGCCCGCCCCGGCACTGCGCTGAAGCAGGCAGCCCTCCAGGCCCCAGGCCGCTCGCCTGGGGACAGTGCCTGACGGCCTCAGAGAGCCGCTGGCTGCTCTTGATGCATCCGGGACTCCACCTGGCGCTGGATGACCCACAGCTGGTCGAGCCGGCGCTTCAGCTCCTCACGCAGCTCGAGCTTGTCGGTGCGGACGATCTCGTCCCGCAGCGCATCGGCGCTTTCGGCCAGCACGGCGTGGAGCAGGTGGATCTGCTGCTGGGAGAACTCCAGGACCATGGGACACCTCATCGTCAGGAGAACAGCGCGCGGCACACACCATGAAGTGTAAGCACGCGCTCGCCCACTGCCCCTGACGCGGCCGGCATTGCCTGGCCGGGTGTCTGGTCTCCTACACCCAGGGTGCGGCGCCCCGAAGCCGGGTGGCCGCACCCCAGGGACGGCTCAGCGCAGCGCGATGAGCGAGGCCACGAGCAGCGACACGACGCTCATGACCTTGATGAGGATGGCCACGCCCGGACCGGACGTGTCCTTGAAGGGGTCGCCCACCATGTCGCCCACGACGGCGGCCTTGTGGACGGCCGAGCCCTTGGCGTGACCCGGCAGCTTGCCCTTCTCAATGAACTTCTTGGCGTTGTCCCACGCACCGCCCGCGTTGGCCATGTAGAGGGCCATGGTGGCGCCGACGACGAGCGAGCCAGCCAGGAGGCCCGCCAGGGCGAGGGGCCCCAGCACCCAGCCCACCAGCGGCGGGGCGACGATGGCGATCAGGCCCGGGAAGATCATCTCGCGCAGCGCGCTCTTGGTGGAGATGTCGACGATCTTCTTGGGGTCCGGCTCGGCCTTGAGCTCCATCAGGCCGGGGATCTCACGGAACTGACGGCCAATCTCCTCCACGATGGCGCCGGCGGCGCGACCCACCGCGAGCATGGTGGAAGCGCCCACCAGGAACGGGAGGATGGAGCCCAGCAGCAGGCCCACGATGACGTTCGGGTTGGTCAGCTCCAGGCTCATCTCCGACAGGCCGTTGGCGATGCGCGTGTGGTTGACCTCCAGGTTGAAGGCGGAGAACAGCGCGATGACCGTGAGGGTCGCGGAGCCGATGGCGAAGCCCTTGCCGATGGCGGCCGTGGTGTTGCCCACCGCGTCCAGCTCGTCGGTGATGGCGCGCACTTCAGGGCCCAGGCCGGACATCTCGGAGATGCCGCCCGCGTTGTCGGAGATGGGGCCGTACGCGTCCACCGTCATCACGACGGCCGTACCGCCCAGCATGCCCACCGCCGACAGCGCGATGCCGTACAGGCCGAGCGCGCGGTCCGCGATGTAGGCCACCAGGGCGATGGTGGCCATGGAGATGCCCACGGACTCCATGCCGACGGCGAGGCCGCGGATGAGGTTGGTGCCCGCGCCCGTGATGGAGGACTCCGCGATGCGCTGCACCGGCGTGGAAGACGTGTAGTAGTCCGTGACGAGGCCGATGATGGCGCCGCCGAAGGCTCCGGCCGCCAGCGCCACCGTGATGGACTGGGACAGGCCGAACACGTTCATCAGCACGAACGACAGGCCCACCAGGATGACGGGGGGCATGATGAGCGCGCTGCGCAGCACCTGCGCGGGGTTCATGTGCTTGAGCGCGCGGGCGATGAAGATGCTCAGCAGGCTGACGACCAGACCGATGGCGGACAGCACCAGCGGGAGGATGACGCCGGCCAGCTTCGCGTTGCCCGTCGCGTTCGTGTCCACCACGAGGCGGGAGAGTTCCGTCGCGTTGGCGGTCAGCGCGATGGCCATGGCGGCGACGATGGCGGCCACCATGGACTCGTAGATGTCCGCGCCCATGCCGGCCACGTCGCCCACGTTGTCACCCACGTTGTCGGCGATGACGCCGGGGTTGCGCGGGTCGTCCTCGGGGATGTTCTCGATGACCTTGCCGGCGATGTCGGAGCCCACGTCCGCGGCCTTGGTGTAGATGCCGCCGCCCACGCGCGCGAAGAGCGCGATGGAGCTGGCGCCCACGGCGAACGAATGGAGAATGGGGGACAGCTCCGGGCTCTTCCGGAACACGTAGTAGACGACGCCCATGCCGATGAGGCCCAGGCCGGCGACGGCGAGGCCCAT
This DNA window, taken from Corallococcus coralloides DSM 2259, encodes the following:
- a CDS encoding right-handed parallel beta-helix repeat-containing protein, which encodes MKQTRGFVVAMAVTTLLTGAPKAQARGTVPADGEAPVVYTGGATVRCGDTITQHTRLTRDLYCPSSAPFALRVTGEGVVLDLGGHTVRRTGPADIYSQGITLQANSMVRNGTIQGFGRAIMVLGGSGPLSVRLHKLALLDGYAGVFNEATATAFLITECRVSGQSVGMRGEIDASTGSFDVRSSVFTHNELAMLADFHSIDVLDSTFTSNGNAFNCWDGLIRIRSSTIAWNDSVGEIRNDPGFRTCNEIRFENTLIANNAAFALASEPVWNPIKLSMLDTLAVHNGTGLQVAAETVYIDGNTFNDNASGLTLSTREGPTTPGPLTGIVRGNQFLSNDGDGLRVVPPSTPTVINNLALNNTGFGIYAPTAFDGGGNVARNNTAGDCVGIVCAMY
- a CDS encoding OmpA/MotB family protein; protein product: MEEERGRAWVPWLVTALVAVLAGLVLYLSHRSTTRADAEAATATARASEAEAAKQQLEAKLAALEAEHAKLTTEKDQLNTEKEQLSQTVQEQEAELTRLKATYEDLQDKLKKEIAEGAIRLSQDGGRLQVDLVDKVLFDSGDASISTRGQEVLTRLGGVLSKVDDKLIQVSGHTDDSPPTQKLQATFPTNWELSVARAVNVVRFLQEKGGVPAKRMLAAGYGDTRPLGANASPQGRARNRRIELLLIPELAAKRNPAIAKAAPAKATPVKGAPAKAAATKPAVGKKTGR
- a CDS encoding glycoside hydrolase family 16 protein translates to MWNDHIWYETPNPTVNYAVRNGVLKIWPQRDASGNFFNRTLDTDGKFQQRYGYFEMQAKLPIGKGVWPAFWLFAHPGDRRPEIDIMEAYPGGGPNSGWGDSSLHPVAFAATVWPNGSSNGNAGFRMLQTPDLSAAFHVYGVKWEANRQTFYFDGQPFLTVNVSMGDPMYLLLDLWFGSASGTPDSTTPTGEGNAFEVNYVRAWQFR
- a CDS encoding NAD(P)-dependent oxidoreductase → MTSSRSTKLAVIGSGLMGSALARAFAAAGHDVAVWNRTPGKARAVGGGTVAFENLVEAVTGRSLVVVSLSNYAAWSELVASQAVASALAGTTLVQLTSGSPADARGGLEWARAHGVDYLDAAILAYPAFVATDYATVYYAGSRAVFDRHQETLQAIARNSVYVDEKIGSAATLDCAILEAYYGGSLAVLHAAAMCQAEGLDPKAFFAQKNSFLGLISVTADAAQDMIARNDFTGQQCSLNTHVAAIEHIVRLSTDARISARFPRELLENYRRALGAGLGEQELPAVFRTLKQD
- a CDS encoding M57 family metalloprotease; the encoded protein is MRATLFAMIFSVWTLSCGVAPGPADETEEIISNLTEAGFPSDDIMVSGGAVYVGRDTVVTLDASREMLQTDSDTREQYRTTNVISRDVKWIKIRVPASAPATIRTGLNEAMKNFNDLKLSFEFMPEPIDPCDRVPPPCPGTGIMSTIDMVINPASPGGGGSSGGAPSNGLPYPRFSISSSIASSPINTIEHVITHELGHVVGLRHSDFYNRSISCGGSAVNEGSAGVGAVLIPGTPNSATAGGSIMNSCIPTGSTGEFTSSDITALTYLYGTE
- a CDS encoding alcohol dehydrogenase — protein: MARKMKAAQVQKADGTLEVVEREIPEPGPGQVRIAVEACGVCHSDAITKEGWMPIQYPRVPGHEVVGRIERVGTGVTAWKEGQHVGVGWHGGHCGQCVACRSGDFVTCEKQQICGISYDGGYAEYLVAPQEALARVPEGMSSEDAAPLLCAGVTTYNSLRNMGARPGDLVAVQGIGGLGHLAIQYASKFGYRTAAISRGADKKALAMELGAHEYIDTEKGKPAEALQKLGGARVIMMTASSSSLAGELIGGLGRNGTLLLLGAGSEPIPVSSLSMISKRTRIQGWPSGVPQDSQETMAFSALAGVRSRNEVFPLDRAAEAYERMMSNKARFRVVLKMR
- a CDS encoding M28 family metallopeptidase, translating into MSPPRPLLRLAALSLALALPAPTWAEEAPPSVREREAALLVGSVLGATPMLEDLRSLVDEVGGRATGSEANQRSVSWALERFRAAGVTARAEPFPMPALWLERAATASVKGQDVSFAPRVAAMPFSTATPKGGLTAPMLDAGRGADADFKRLGTKARGAYLLVETDELKDVDGLFREYDEAATIESRAFAAGVAGVVYMGSRPGNQLYRHSVSVGPRNTRPMLVMERDGAKRALRLLRSGKTLNLTAVLDLRTGGPYESRNVIGEIRGTTHPDEVVVLGAHLDSWDLGGGALDNGANVAMLLDLARQMQRLGLKPARTVRFALWNGEEQGMYGSAGYARTHAAELDRHTLALSVDIGCGRITGFYTNGRPALVPLVDKALRPVAGLGPFTQVDVPVVGTDNFDFMIHGVANLIANQEPATYGPNYHARSDEFEQCDARTLRANAAVVGALAWGFATMEEKLPRQSRAEVEALVRDTDLGQQMKSFNVWEEWTAGTRGHPLEGKPAPALR
- a CDS encoding sodium-translocating pyrophosphatase, with protein sequence MELSSLESEFWAIAPSVIGAVGLLFAAFFYFRVKGLPDGDATMNRIAGYIREGAMAFLVREYKVLAVYCVVVAIAIGLALGPVASASFVAGAFLSLLAGYIGMKAATFANVRTAQAARTGSKPNALLVALDGGAVMGLAVAGLGLIGMGVVYYVFRKSPELSPILHSFAVGASSIALFARVGGGIYTKAADVGSDIAGKVIENIPEDDPRNPGVIADNVGDNVGDVAGMGADIYESMVAAIVAAMAIALTANATELSRLVVDTNATGNAKLAGVILPLVLSAIGLVVSLLSIFIARALKHMNPAQVLRSALIMPPVILVGLSFVLMNVFGLSQSITVALAAGAFGGAIIGLVTDYYTSSTPVQRIAESSITGAGTNLIRGLAVGMESVGISMATIALVAYIADRALGLYGIALSAVGMLGGTAVVMTVDAYGPISDNAGGISEMSGLGPEVRAITDELDAVGNTTAAIGKGFAIGSATLTVIALFSAFNLEVNHTRIANGLSEMSLELTNPNVIVGLLLGSILPFLVGASTMLAVGRAAGAIVEEIGRQFREIPGLMELKAEPDPKKIVDISTKSALREMIFPGLIAIVAPPLVGWVLGPLALAGLLAGSLVVGATMALYMANAGGAWDNAKKFIEKGKLPGHAKGSAVHKAAVVGDMVGDPFKDTSGPGVAILIKVMSVVSLLVASLIALR